In Natronogracilivirga saccharolytica, the following are encoded in one genomic region:
- a CDS encoding porin family protein, translated as MKSIMKKNYITRLLFLLILPVFLLPAETLSRNVEYGFALGRNVSYLHGSYTNAEEDIAVTMDSDFSWNYDASAYIRFNLSRVFSIQPEVNYITRSTSFNEDVIIRGQDMRVDGRLTMTHVELPILLRLSNRDPIPEPPRYTRPGYSFNIYSGASIAYNTRSRFSGDLSGNVFGVDFDEAFSSDVRDQFNETDINFIAGAGVEYGRHTRLTADIRYKISIMDIGSDPEFREDMRFSTLSLGLGVIF; from the coding sequence ATGAAAAGCATTATGAAGAAAAATTATATAACAAGATTGTTGTTCTTGCTCATTTTGCCGGTCTTCTTGCTTCCGGCAGAAACGCTTTCCCGGAATGTAGAATACGGATTCGCACTTGGCAGAAATGTCTCATACCTGCATGGCAGCTATACCAATGCCGAAGAGGATATTGCCGTGACAATGGATTCGGATTTTTCCTGGAATTACGATGCCAGCGCCTATATCCGGTTCAATCTGTCACGGGTGTTTTCGATTCAACCGGAGGTCAACTATATCACACGCAGTACCAGTTTCAACGAAGATGTTATTATTCGTGGTCAGGATATGCGTGTTGACGGCAGGCTGACCATGACGCATGTTGAACTGCCCATATTGCTTCGTCTGAGCAACAGGGATCCCATTCCGGAACCACCAAGATATACCAGGCCGGGATATTCATTCAATATCTATTCCGGCGCTTCCATCGCCTACAATACGCGGTCCCGCTTTTCAGGTGATCTGAGCGGCAATGTGTTCGGTGTGGATTTTGATGAGGCCTTCTCAAGTGATGTCAGGGACCAGTTCAATGAAACGGACATCAATTTTATCGCTGGTGCAGGTGTGGAGTACGGCAGACATACCCGGTTAACAGCCGACATCCGATACAAGATAAGCATTATGGATATTGGTTCTGATCCGGAGTTCCGCGAAGACATGCGATTCAGTACGCTATCACTCGGTCTGGGTGTCATTTTTTAG
- a CDS encoding polysaccharide biosynthesis protein — protein sequence MSKQTKKFIIDLTVWSLALPVAYILRLEGDIGAHISSILLITALVVPIKAVILYGLGLHLQNWPKISVLDLFHIIESVGIVSFCVFLSTFFVQSWLFIPQSVPIIEAFIAIIMLSSVRLGARLLHENSMNIEVRQSRKPVKRVLIAGAGEAGTQLARTILRHPESHLKVVGFLDDLSSKQKEWFMGLPVFGGLADLKKVVREQSVDKLIIALPTVSGHVIRSVVEHAQEAEVEYKIIPSMFDLLGDKFEISQLRDVNLEDLLRRKPVTLDIEPISEYLNGRTVMVTGAGGSIGSEIIRQVTRFDPDHIVLLGRGENSIFEFERECRKEYPHLQFTSLIADVRDYNTLESHFKNFRPDVIFHAAAHKHVPLMEANPDQAIFNNVIGTRNLTELALEYGVKRFVNISSDKSVNPTSIMGCSKRVAEFVVEWASLRAKENQSFVSVRFGNVLGSRGSVVPLFKQQIQNGGPVTITHENMTRYFMTIPEASQLVLQAGGLGQNGSVYVLDMGQPVRIIDLACDLIRLSGLEPYEDIRIVSTGIRPGEKLYEELLTAEEGTTATHHSKIFTARCNGLPEEGFMELLDELLTKAMERDHQGIRIQLKKMIPTYALETTNVQTKSA from the coding sequence ATGAGCAAACAGACAAAGAAATTCATCATTGATCTAACGGTTTGGTCACTTGCCCTGCCGGTTGCATATATCCTGCGGCTGGAAGGTGACATCGGTGCTCACATTTCAAGCATCCTCCTCATAACCGCTCTGGTTGTTCCCATCAAGGCTGTCATTTTATACGGACTGGGATTGCATCTGCAGAACTGGCCCAAAATAAGTGTGCTGGATCTCTTTCACATTATAGAGTCTGTCGGAATTGTCTCTTTTTGTGTATTTCTGTCTACTTTCTTCGTACAGTCATGGCTTTTCATTCCCCAGAGTGTTCCGATTATCGAAGCGTTTATCGCCATCATCATGCTGAGCTCGGTCCGTCTCGGCGCCCGGCTGCTGCATGAAAACAGCATGAATATTGAGGTGCGGCAATCCAGGAAGCCGGTTAAACGCGTACTTATCGCCGGAGCAGGGGAAGCAGGAACCCAGCTTGCACGCACCATACTCCGCCACCCTGAATCCCATCTCAAAGTGGTCGGATTTCTGGATGATCTGTCTTCCAAACAAAAAGAGTGGTTCATGGGGCTTCCTGTATTCGGCGGCCTTGCCGATCTGAAAAAAGTCGTCAGGGAACAATCCGTTGACAAGCTGATTATTGCACTGCCCACCGTTTCGGGTCATGTCATCCGGTCTGTTGTCGAACACGCCCAGGAAGCGGAAGTCGAATACAAAATCATCCCGAGTATGTTCGATCTGCTCGGGGATAAATTTGAAATTTCACAGCTTCGGGACGTCAATCTCGAGGATTTGCTGAGAAGAAAACCTGTTACCCTGGATATTGAGCCGATCTCAGAATACCTCAACGGAAGGACTGTCATGGTAACCGGCGCCGGCGGATCCATCGGAAGCGAAATCATCCGCCAGGTAACCCGGTTTGACCCGGATCATATTGTGCTTCTTGGACGGGGTGAAAACAGCATTTTTGAATTTGAAAGAGAGTGCCGAAAAGAGTATCCGCACCTGCAATTTACATCTCTGATCGCAGATGTCAGGGACTACAATACTCTGGAATCCCACTTCAAAAACTTCAGACCTGATGTCATCTTTCATGCAGCTGCCCATAAACATGTGCCGCTGATGGAAGCCAATCCCGACCAGGCTATCTTCAACAATGTCATCGGCACCCGGAACCTGACGGAACTGGCCCTTGAATATGGTGTCAAGCGATTTGTCAACATTTCGTCTGACAAATCTGTAAACCCGACTTCCATAATGGGATGCTCAAAGCGGGTCGCCGAGTTTGTCGTTGAATGGGCGTCTCTGCGTGCAAAGGAAAACCAGTCATTCGTCTCAGTCCGGTTCGGAAATGTGCTCGGAAGCAGGGGCAGCGTGGTGCCGCTGTTCAAACAGCAAATTCAGAACGGCGGACCGGTAACCATCACGCATGAGAATATGACGCGTTATTTTATGACTATTCCGGAAGCTTCACAGCTGGTGCTTCAGGCCGGTGGTCTGGGGCAGAACGGATCTGTCTATGTGCTGGATATGGGGCAGCCCGTCAGGATAATCGATCTGGCATGTGATCTTATCCGCCTTTCCGGACTCGAACCATACGAGGATATCCGGATCGTTTCAACAGGCATTCGTCCGGGTGAGAAACTTTATGAGGAGCTGCTCACGGCAGAGGAGGGAACTACAGCTACTCACCACTCCAAAATATTCACCGCCAGGTGCAATGGTCTTCCGGAAGAAGGATTCATGGAATTGCTCGACGAACTTCTTACAAAAGCCATGGAAAGAGACCATCAGGGAATACGGATTCAGTTGAAGAAAATGATTCCAACGTATGCCCTCGAAACAACGAATGTGCAGACAAAGTCAGCATAG
- a CDS encoding outer membrane beta-barrel protein, giving the protein MNISYRISFLLSTALLAIVFLSAPQSVDAQENESSSPDLRKWSINLYGGSFLARTDMNATPFTGYAGTRTRHLNPSFGADIEYMAAPGFGLRLRYDYSMIENDEDFDSFELTMQAVTAGVSFYPLNALRSGERSPWLNPYISAHIGQAFSDWSGIDGVEDDDSRDATYGFGIGAKIRLGSRIDWILDYQYRYFNPGYEIDGGAGTGDTFENDRLAGFSTGFSLKFGSSERNHARWYSPSYESRQWQAGMESRMSEQEAEQEDVISMVDQQNATIESIVSDLEGKADQNQLERLLNDLADLQDDLDDLGATLDHELSRIDDIHNAAGMAYLTTEMPEGYYYVQVYAAWNKRLVQRALLQTRDTLAEEGINVNELQFYVYQVPSGLFTAQIGRFDDEPAANGVLEAALNLFDDSFVRTPQ; this is encoded by the coding sequence ATGAATATATCTTACCGTATTTCATTTCTGCTTTCAACTGCTTTGCTTGCTATAGTATTTCTGTCAGCTCCGCAATCTGTTGATGCTCAGGAAAATGAATCTTCTTCTCCCGACCTGAGAAAGTGGAGCATTAACCTTTACGGGGGCTCTTTTCTCGCCCGGACAGATATGAATGCCACCCCGTTTACCGGTTATGCCGGAACCCGTACACGCCATCTCAATCCTTCTTTCGGAGCAGATATTGAATATATGGCAGCACCCGGATTCGGACTGCGTCTGCGGTACGACTATTCGATGATCGAAAATGATGAGGACTTTGATTCCTTTGAACTCACCATGCAGGCCGTAACAGCCGGGGTCAGTTTTTATCCTCTGAATGCCCTGCGCTCCGGCGAACGCAGCCCCTGGCTCAATCCGTATATCTCGGCGCATATCGGTCAGGCTTTCAGCGACTGGTCCGGAATTGATGGAGTTGAAGATGATGATTCCAGAGACGCAACATATGGATTCGGAATCGGCGCCAAAATTCGTCTGGGCAGCCGTATTGACTGGATTCTTGATTATCAGTACCGGTACTTCAATCCCGGTTACGAAATTGATGGCGGAGCGGGAACAGGTGACACCTTCGAAAATGACCGGCTCGCCGGATTTTCAACCGGTTTTTCTCTCAAGTTCGGCAGCTCTGAGCGTAATCACGCCCGCTGGTATTCTCCTTCATATGAATCCAGGCAGTGGCAAGCCGGCATGGAATCCCGTATGAGCGAGCAGGAAGCAGAGCAGGAGGATGTCATCAGCATGGTGGATCAGCAAAATGCAACCATAGAAAGTATCGTCAGCGATCTGGAAGGAAAGGCCGACCAAAATCAGCTTGAGCGTCTGCTCAATGATCTTGCCGATCTTCAGGACGATCTTGATGACCTTGGTGCCACACTTGACCATGAACTCAGCCGCATCGATGATATCCACAATGCAGCGGGAATGGCTTATCTGACTACCGAAATGCCGGAAGGTTATTATTATGTCCAGGTATATGCCGCCTGGAACAAGCGGCTTGTTCAGCGCGCACTGTTGCAGACGCGTGACACACTGGCTGAGGAGGGAATCAACGTGAATGAGCTTCAGTTCTACGTTTATCAGGTTCCCAGCGGACTGTTTACAGCTCAAATCGGACGGTTCGATGATGAGCCTGCAGCCAACGGTGTGCTCGAAGCCGCCCTGAACCTGTTTGACGATTCGTTTGTCCGCACACCGCAATAA
- a CDS encoding capsule assembly Wzi family protein produces the protein MMPAILTILVLAGTYPAVASERAGSPPSMISEFNWHAEFAFSASTADQLPHWHTFNRGGRFGPRQTDGWFIGRIDTDWTIPENNRVRTNPPYTLGAPSHPGGGPVAEGGHMPLRTYDPVHPDWYDAEGRYIRPEVHQHEDGSFPVERDYEPWYTWRPDYRVGMEFLGKSATGESKVYEIFAQLRYGPFEFTGGRKSYTIGFQDDRLSTGSLAVSSNFAPMPRLTLGIPEYIPVPFTFGFFEFRGQYTHGWFTDDRFMDTPRLHEKSLYVRSRSDWPVELRGGFTHLAMWGGEHPELGSAPRDFKDYLRVVLGRGGYTDDPADGRSTFPSGSVAKHIGVMEGGLALSYGSVDWDFYRQSFFTGGDPFRFFTGSDGLQGVRVQPRDNPWVRAILIEYLRLSEDYYDHAGYTSGWAYRDHAMGTSMILRGDRSLMFYPDIPFDEARFVNNRVRALHMGFEGNIGGPAMFDTILPEMMSDIIHRYRLLFTRASHRGTYEIGLPDNQFEPENGSPMAPFEENPVQYHMMVELSGSLPWVDGLSWTGSVSLDTGDMTDQAGFLLGIRFGDAVGF, from the coding sequence ATGATGCCGGCCATACTGACTATTCTGGTGCTGGCCGGAACATATCCGGCTGTTGCATCGGAGCGTGCCGGCTCACCTCCTTCCATGATATCGGAATTCAACTGGCATGCCGAGTTTGCCTTCAGCGCTTCGACGGCGGACCAGCTTCCGCACTGGCACACATTCAACCGGGGAGGCCGGTTCGGTCCCCGTCAGACCGACGGCTGGTTTATCGGCCGGATTGACACCGACTGGACCATCCCGGAAAACAATCGGGTCCGGACAAACCCGCCTTACACGCTCGGGGCACCTTCCCATCCCGGCGGAGGTCCTGTCGCAGAAGGCGGACACATGCCCTTGCGTACCTATGACCCCGTCCATCCCGATTGGTATGATGCTGAAGGCAGATATATCAGGCCGGAAGTTCATCAGCACGAAGACGGCTCCTTTCCTGTAGAACGCGATTACGAGCCCTGGTACACATGGCGACCCGATTACCGTGTCGGTATGGAGTTTCTGGGCAAATCGGCGACCGGCGAATCAAAAGTGTATGAAATATTTGCCCAGCTGCGCTACGGTCCTTTTGAATTTACCGGAGGACGGAAATCCTATACCATCGGCTTCCAGGATGACCGCCTTTCTACCGGATCACTGGCCGTAAGTTCCAATTTTGCGCCAATGCCGCGCCTGACACTGGGCATCCCCGAATACATTCCGGTACCCTTTACTTTCGGGTTTTTCGAATTCAGGGGGCAGTACACTCATGGGTGGTTCACCGATGACCGGTTCATGGACACTCCCCGGCTGCACGAAAAATCCCTTTATGTGCGCTCCCGGAGTGACTGGCCTGTTGAGTTGCGGGGTGGTTTCACCCATTTGGCCATGTGGGGCGGTGAGCATCCCGAGCTGGGTTCTGCTCCCCGGGACTTCAAGGATTATCTCAGGGTTGTCCTTGGCCGTGGCGGATATACCGATGATCCGGCTGACGGACGCAGCACATTTCCTTCCGGATCGGTTGCAAAACACATTGGTGTTATGGAAGGCGGCCTGGCGCTGAGTTACGGAAGTGTCGACTGGGATTTCTACCGTCAGTCGTTTTTCACGGGCGGGGATCCGTTCCGGTTTTTCACCGGCAGTGACGGTTTGCAGGGTGTCCGCGTCCAGCCCCGCGACAACCCCTGGGTTCGTGCCATTTTGATAGAATATCTGAGGTTGAGTGAAGATTACTACGATCACGCCGGGTATACATCCGGTTGGGCCTACCGGGACCATGCCATGGGGACCTCCATGATTCTCCGCGGGGACAGGTCACTTATGTTCTATCCTGATATTCCGTTCGATGAAGCCCGTTTTGTGAATAACCGTGTGCGCGCATTACATATGGGCTTTGAGGGAAATATTGGCGGACCCGCAATGTTTGACACGATTTTGCCCGAAATGATGTCAGATATCATTCACAGATATCGGCTTTTGTTCACCAGAGCCTCTCATCGCGGAACCTACGAAATCGGGCTGCCGGACAATCAATTTGAACCGGAAAACGGAAGCCCGATGGCTCCGTTTGAAGAGAATCCGGTGCAGTACCACATGATGGTGGAGTTGTCGGGAAGTCTTCCGTGGGTTGATGGCCTGAGCTGGACGGGCTCTGTAAGTCTGGATACCGGAGACATGACGGATCAGGCCGGATTCCTGCTGGGAATCCGTTTTGGCGACGCTGTCGGTTTTTGA
- a CDS encoding fibronectin type III domain-containing protein has translation MNIAPEAYLTATTGKMKKEITNLNHLRVYLFFALLMISGCLHSESFEMETESFMLSWQQDPTSTMTIDWYSEPGSRSQLEYRPKGTDEWTTKTGHTVRIPESDRTFQRHELTGLQPGARYEFRFTGSEPTYYFRTMPEELDRPLRFIATGDMLHTVEWLRNTAISAMSIDEGDYDFVVVGGDLAYSDGEERKLWRWLEYFKVWSEVMVTENGRAIPHLAAIGNHEVKRGFVHQYPVSETRSPGFVEREAPYFSTFIPFPGPDAYGVLDFGEYLSLFLLDSNHATCVAGEQTDWLRQQMHQRQHVRHLIPVYHVPAWPSARDFNEKNVRAVRENWVPVFEEYGVRVAFEHHDHTYKRTYPIREGRHDETGVYYIGDGAWGVRTREIRTDEDENRPWYLAEAREIRHFIVVEMDDDGYQLDVFDEEARHIDEVYIPR, from the coding sequence ATGAATATCGCTCCTGAAGCATATCTGACCGCAACCACCGGAAAAATGAAAAAAGAAATAACGAATCTCAATCACCTGCGCGTTTACCTTTTTTTTGCCTTGCTGATGATATCCGGATGCCTCCATTCGGAATCATTCGAAATGGAAACAGAGTCGTTCATGCTCTCCTGGCAGCAGGATCCCACATCCACAATGACTATCGACTGGTACTCCGAACCGGGCTCCCGTTCACAGCTGGAATACCGTCCTAAAGGCACTGATGAGTGGACGACCAAAACCGGTCATACGGTGCGCATACCGGAATCCGACCGCACTTTCCAGCGCCACGAACTCACCGGACTGCAGCCCGGTGCCCGCTATGAGTTCCGCTTCACCGGATCGGAGCCGACGTATTACTTCCGTACCATGCCGGAAGAGCTTGACCGCCCGCTGCGTTTTATTGCAACGGGGGACATGCTGCATACCGTGGAGTGGCTGCGCAATACAGCCATAAGCGCAATGAGCATTGACGAAGGTGATTATGATTTTGTCGTGGTCGGGGGTGATCTGGCATATTCCGATGGCGAGGAGCGCAAGCTGTGGCGGTGGTTAGAGTATTTCAAGGTCTGGTCTGAAGTAATGGTCACCGAAAACGGCCGCGCCATACCCCATCTGGCTGCCATCGGAAATCACGAAGTCAAGCGGGGTTTCGTTCATCAATACCCCGTGTCCGAAACCCGCTCTCCGGGGTTTGTGGAAAGAGAAGCGCCCTATTTCTCAACTTTTATCCCGTTTCCCGGACCCGATGCCTACGGGGTGCTCGATTTCGGAGAATATCTGAGCCTGTTCCTTCTGGATTCCAACCACGCGACCTGTGTGGCAGGGGAGCAAACCGACTGGCTGCGTCAGCAAATGCATCAAAGACAGCATGTGCGCCATCTGATTCCCGTTTACCACGTTCCGGCCTGGCCCTCGGCGCGGGACTTTAATGAAAAAAACGTCCGTGCCGTTCGTGAAAACTGGGTTCCTGTATTTGAAGAGTACGGCGTACGGGTGGCTTTTGAGCATCACGATCATACCTACAAGCGTACATATCCCATTCGCGAGGGCAGGCATGACGAAACCGGCGTATATTACATCGGCGACGGCGCCTGGGGTGTGCGAACCCGCGAAATACGTACCGATGAGGACGAAAACCGGCCCTGGTACCTTGCCGAAGCCCGGGAAATCCGTCACTTTATCGTGGTTGAGATGGATGACGACGGATACCAGCTGGATGTGTTTGACGAGGAAGCCCGTCATATCGATGAGGTATACATACCGAGATAA
- a CDS encoding transporter substrate-binding domain-containing protein, producing the protein MIVLSGMFLAAPATAQNDRDDHIRQLAWGEMHGVASGGNTLQNHQSADEPVMVGIRVVPPFVIAEEDGTYSGLTIALWEHIAGELDIEFEYVERDIAGLLDGVAADPGDDTTPLFAAASALTITAEREEQVDFTHPFFVSGLGIAVPHQPAGLWQAVVSIFSAEFLWIVLLLILLLLFWGVLVWLSERRVNQDEFGGSPAEGIGSGFWWAAVTMTTVGYGDKAPKSVPGRLIGFVWMFAGIILISFFTASIASSLTVSQLDTRVSGPQDLPHVRVGALEQSATIAYLDEQRIRHRTYASISDGLRAVSDGELDAFVHDEPIIRYYSNRDYYGEVRVLPNIFNEQYYGIAIPLGSTLRSDINRVMLEFIADEQWQQLQRRYLGD; encoded by the coding sequence ATGATTGTTCTGTCCGGAATGTTCCTTGCTGCTCCCGCAACTGCACAAAATGACCGTGATGATCACATCCGGCAACTGGCATGGGGCGAAATGCACGGTGTGGCATCAGGCGGAAATACGTTACAGAACCATCAATCCGCCGATGAGCCTGTAATGGTGGGCATCCGCGTCGTTCCTCCGTTTGTGATTGCCGAAGAGGACGGCACGTACAGCGGACTGACCATCGCACTCTGGGAGCACATTGCCGGAGAGCTGGATATTGAATTTGAATATGTCGAGCGTGATATAGCGGGTCTGCTGGATGGCGTTGCAGCGGATCCCGGTGACGATACCACTCCCCTTTTCGCCGCAGCATCGGCACTTACCATTACAGCGGAACGTGAAGAGCAGGTCGATTTTACCCATCCGTTCTTCGTAAGCGGCCTGGGGATTGCCGTCCCCCATCAGCCGGCCGGACTCTGGCAGGCCGTGGTGTCCATTTTTTCAGCAGAATTTCTTTGGATAGTACTGCTGCTGATTCTGCTGCTGTTGTTCTGGGGCGTACTCGTCTGGTTGTCCGAACGACGAGTCAACCAGGATGAATTTGGCGGTTCACCCGCCGAGGGTATCGGAAGCGGATTCTGGTGGGCGGCTGTCACAATGACAACCGTTGGCTATGGCGACAAAGCTCCGAAATCTGTACCGGGCCGGCTGATCGGATTTGTCTGGATGTTCGCCGGTATCATCCTGATCTCGTTTTTCACCGCATCGATTGCATCCAGCCTGACCGTTTCACAGCTGGATACCCGTGTTTCGGGTCCGCAGGATTTGCCTCATGTCCGTGTGGGCGCACTGGAGCAATCCGCCACTATTGCCTACCTCGACGAGCAGCGCATCAGGCACCGCACATATGCATCGATTTCAGACGGGCTCCGGGCGGTTTCGGACGGGGAGCTGGACGCATTTGTCCACGATGAGCCGATCATCAGGTATTACAGCAACAGGGATTATTACGGCGAGGTGCGCGTCCTGCCCAATATTTTCAATGAGCAGTACTACGGCATCGCCATTCCGCTTGGAAGTACGCTTCGCAGTGACATCAACCGCGTGATGCTTGAGTTCATAGCTGATGAGCAGTGGCAGCAGCTGCAGCGGCGCTATCTTGGCGACTGA